A DNA window from Suncus etruscus isolate mSunEtr1 chromosome 8, mSunEtr1.pri.cur, whole genome shotgun sequence contains the following coding sequences:
- the FAM216B gene encoding protein FAM216B, whose amino-acid sequence MEEKQKKQQKLRNAPQMPFIKVPLSVSNTSLLKGLNQGQRRYLYSIVKIYNSRSQWENLQARYIHSLQHQQQLGYITQREALACATVLIDSTERASAKVAPHRIFPRKTSAMTRIWSSTLPACVVRNRAQSAAL is encoded by the exons atggaagaaaaacagaaaaaacaacagAAGCTTCGGAATGCTCCACAGATGCCTTTCATTAAAGTCCCTCTCTCGGTTTCTAACACTTCATTACTAAAG GGTCTAAATCAAGGGCAGAGGCGCTACTTATACAGCATTGTGAAGATTTACAACTCCAGGTCCCAGTGGGAGAACCTGCAGGCCCGCTATATTCACAGCCTTCAGCACCAGCAGCAGCTGG GTTATATTACTCAGCGGGAAGCCTTGGCTTGTGCTACTGTGCTTATAGATTCCACTGAGAGAGCCTCAGCCAAGGTAGCTCCTCACAGAATATTCCCCCGAAAGACTTCAGCCATGACAAGAATCTGGTCATCAACACTTCCTGCATGTGTGGTTAGAAACAGGGCTCAAAGTGCAGCTCTCTGA